A window of the Scleropages formosus chromosome 21, fSclFor1.1, whole genome shotgun sequence genome harbors these coding sequences:
- the kynu gene encoding kynureninase: MISDEGGESARTSPSCVPPSAHTPSGTERRGYELPARPSLRTSCCGADAMEDVFPTSSSKEVLVQMASELGCSPTSMELASHLDHNDELQHLREQFLIPKVTDLPFTDHSVADATEDCIYLAGNSLGLQPKRVKTYIEEELDKWEKMGVHGHTTGSRPWAWAENTIEGLMANIVGAKAEEIALMNGLTVNLHLLLLSFYKPTSERHKILMEDKAFPSDHYAVESQIRLRGREPKESLLLVKPRQGEDTLRTEDIVATIEKEGDSIAVVLFGGVQYYTGQLFDMPAITRAGHKKGCFVGFDCAHAAGNAELRLHDWGVDFACWCSYKYLNSGAGGLAGAFVHEKHTHSVKPALLGWWGHELKTRFHMTNEMELIPGVGGYRLSNQPFLLVCPLQASLEIFNQTSMAALRKKSMLLTGYLEYLLQQHCSPDPANPRKPYVRILTPARPSERGCQLSLSFSVPISTIFKELEKRGVACDMREPDVLRVAPVPLYNSFRDVHRFVAVLREVLACEAL; the protein is encoded by the exons ATGATCAGCGACGAGGGAGGCGAAAGCGCGCGCACGAGCCCCTCCTGCGTTCCCCCCTCAGCGCACACGCCGAGTGGCACCGAACGCCGCGGCTACGAGCTACCAGCCCGCCCTAGTCTGCGCACAT CCTGCTGTGGAGCTGACGCTATGGAGGACGTTTTCCCTACCTCTTCTTCGAAGGAGGTGCTGGTGCAGATGGCATCTGAGCTGGGCTGTAGCCCCACCTCCATGGAGCTGGCCTCTCACCTTGACCACAACGATGAGCTACAACACCTCCGAGAGCAGTTCCTGATACCCAAAGTGACTGACCTGCCTTTCA CCGATCACTCGGTGGCGGACGCCACGGAGGACTGCATCTACCTTGCAGGAAACTCTCTAGGACTTCAGCCGAAGAGAGTAAAGACGTACATCGAGGAGGAGCTGGACAAGTGGGAGAAAAT GGGGGTTCATGGCCATACGACAGGAAGTCGCCCTTGGGCCTGGGCTGAGAACACCATAGAAGGTCTCATGGCAAACATTGTGG GAGCAAAGGCTGAAGAAATAGCGCTGATGAATGGCCTGACTGTTAATTTGCACCTTCTGCTG CTCTCCTTCTACAAACCCACGTCGGAGCGACACAAAATCCTCATGGAGGACAAGGCCTTTCCATCGGACCAC TACGCCGTGGAGTCCCAGATACGGCTGCGCGGACGCGAGCCCAAGGAGAGCCTGCTGCTCGTGAAGCCCAGACAG GGCGAGGACACGCTGAGGACGGAGGACATCGTGGCCACCATTGAGAAGGAGGGGGACTCCATAGCCGTGGTTCTCTTCGGCGGAGTGCAGTACTACACGGGGCAGCTCTTCGACATGCCTGCCATTACCAGAGCTGGCCACAAAAAG GGTTGCTTCGTGGGCTTCGACTGCGCACACGCCGCGGGGAACGCAGAACTGCGGCTGCACGACTGGGGGGTCGACTTTGCCTGCTGGTGCTCCTACAAG TACCTGAACTCTGGAGCTGGTGGCTTGGCCGGGGCCTTCGTCCAcgagaagcacacacacagtgtgaaaccaGC TCTGCTGGGATGGTGGGGCCACGAACTGAAGACAAGATTTCACATGACCAATG AAATGGAACTGATCCCAGGAGTCGGTGGATATAGACTGTCCAACCAGCCCTTTTTGCTCGTGTGCCCTTTGCAGGCCAGTCTGGAG ATCTTCAACCAGACCAGCATGGCTGCACTAAGGAAGAAGTCCATGCTCCTCACCGGGTACCTGGAgtacctgctgcagcagcactgcagcccCGACCCGGCAAACCCGCGCAAGCCCTACGTGCGCATCCTGACTCCTGCACGGCCCTCCGAACGCGGTTGCCAGCTGTCACTCTCCTTCTCCGTACCCATCAGCACCATCTtcaaggagctggagaagagggGTGTGGCT